GGCGCAATCGTCTTCGGCGGTATAGCGTGCAATATCGATGGCGGCTTTGACCGTATCTTGCAGGGCGCGTTCGGAGAAGTCGGCAGTGCTGGCTCGGCCTTTGCGTTGGCCGACATAGACCGTAATGTCTAAAGATTTGTCTTGTTGGAACTCGATTTGTTCGATTTCGCCCAAGCGCACGCTGACGCTTTGGCCGAGCGATTCGCTGAAATCGGCTTCGGCCGAGGTGGCGCCGGATTGTTTGGCCAAATCCAGCGTGTGTCCGCACAAGCGCAACAGCTCGTCCGGTGTGTGGTTAAACAGCATAAAAAGGTTTCCTGACAGGGTTTTGCGGCATTTTAACCGTTTCAGACGACCTCTGCAAAAATCGCACGGAAAGGCCGTCTGAAAACTGATAAAATAGGCAGATTCAGAAAATCAGGGAAACACAATGTTTGAACAAGAAGACGAGTGGGTCAGCAAAACCCAAATGAAAAAGCAGATGAACGATTTGCAGGCTTTGGGTATGGAATTGACCAAGCTTTCCAGCGATACGCTGAAAAAAATCGGCTTGGACGAAGACTTGTTCGAGGCGATTGCCACCTATAAAAAAATTACGTCCAACAGCGCGCTCAAACGCCAAGCACAATTTATCGGCCGCCTGATGCGCGATACCGACCCTGCGCCCATCGAAGCCTATTTGGCCAAACTGCGCGGCGACAATACGGCGCACAATGCCTTTTTGCAACGTGTCGAGCAGGCGCGTACCCGACTGTTGGCAGACGATGGCGCGATTACCCAATTTATGGCTGATTTTCCGCAAACTGACGCCGGCAAATTGCGCACCTTGATCCGCAACACCAAAAAAGAGCAGGAACAAAACAAACCGCCGAAAAACTTCCGCGCGCTGTTCCAAGAAATTAAAGCAATGATGGAGGCCGGTCAATCCGACGCTTCAGAAGAAGGGCAGGATTGGGAAGAATAAACCTTAAGGCCGTCTGAAAACGGATTGCGGTTTTCAGACGGCCTGTATCGTAATACCGAAGGAGGATGACCATGAAATTTCGCCACTCTGTAACTGCCTTGCTGATTGGTGTATTGACCCTCAATGGATGTACTAACGATCTTTGGGAAAGAAATAGCCCGTTCCAGCAAATCACAACCGAAAAAACCGTTGCCAAAGACAATATTCACGCATTTGGCGTGGTTGCCAAAGACAATACGCAACTGGAAACAGGCAGCTTGGTCATGATGGGTGGAAAATATTGGTTTGTCGTTAATCCTAAAGATTCGGCCAAGTTGAAGGCGGTTTTGGATGCTAAGCTGAGCAAACGATTTCAAATGGTTCGGCAAAATCCAAAACAGGTGTATGAGGCTTTGCCGGTCGAATTGAAATCCCCTGAAGCGCAAACTTTCCGCTCGAATTTCTGCCTGCGTTACGATACTCAAAAAGCTGCCGAGATTGCCAAGTTAAAACAGCTGGCGTTCAAGCCGGTCAAACTTGACGGTAAAACTGTCTACACACGGTGTATTTCTACCGAAGGTCATTATTATGCAACGCCCAAAAATGTTGCCGAAGACCGCCGTTTTGACACTGCCGTCCCGGTCAGAATTTATTATGTGGAAACCAAAAAAAGTACCGACGTGCGGAAGTTGACGGGGAATATCCTGAAAACGCCATTTACGTTGGCTTTGGACGCAGTCGGCGTAGTGATAGCAGGCTCATATGTCGTGATCGGTGAAATTATCGATGCTTCACGCAAATAATATCCAAGGCCGTCTGAAAACGGATTGCAGGTTTCAGACGGCCTCCTCCTTAAAATAAACGCTTCAAAAATATTAATTTTCTCTCTATTTAAACCCACACACCATGTCCGTCAAAATCCAAACACGTTCCATTAATCCGACTGTTTTTAACGACTTGCTCACTGCCGGTACCGATCCTTTGATTGCACGGCTGTGTGCTGCGCGTGATGTGCAAAGTCCGGCCGAGTTGGACGACAAGCTTGCTGCGCTTTTGCCGTATCAAACGCTGACAAACTGCGAAGCCGCCGCCGGCCGTCTGGCGGATGCGATTGAGCGTCAGGAAAAAATCCTGATTGTCGCCGACTACGATGCCGACGGTGCGACAGCGTGTTCCGTCGGTATGAGCGGTTTGGCGGCGATGGGGGCGAAAGTGGATTTCCTTGTGCCCAACCGCTTTGAACACGGCTACGGCTTAACGCCCGAGCTGGCTGAAATCGCTGCCGAGCAAGGTGTGGATTTATTGGTGACGGTGGATAACGGTATTGCCAGCATTGCAGGCGTGGCACGTGCGCAGGAGTTGGGTTTGGATGTGATTGTGACCGACCACCATCTGCCTGCCGAGACCGTACCCGACTGCATCATCGTCAATCCGAACCAAAAAGGCTGCGGTTTCCAAAGCAAAAGCTTGGCGGGCGTGGGTGTGATTTTTTATGTATTGATGGCGTTGCGTGCCGAACTGCGCCGCCGCAATTATTTTTCAGACGGCATGAAAGAGCCGAATCTGGGCGACCTTTTGGATTTGGTCGCACTCGGTACCGTCGCCGATGTCGTCACTCTAGACCACAACAACCGTATCCTCGTGTCGCAAGGTTTGAAACGGATGCGTTTGGGCAAAATGCGCCCCGGTATCCGCGCCTTATTTGAAGTGGCGCGGCGCGATTGGCGCAAGGCTCAGCCGTTTGATATGGGCTTTGCGTTGGGACCGCGCATCAATGCGGCTGGACGGCTGGACGATATGTCGGTCGGCATTGCCTGTCTGTTGGCACGAGATGATGCCGAGGCGCAGGAACTGGCGGCTCAGTTAAACAACCTCAATATCGAGCGCCGTGAAATCGAGCAGTCTATGCTGCAAGACGCACTGAATGATTTTCCGGAAACCCTGCCTCCAGGGCAGACAACTTTGGTGGCGTATCGCGACGACTTCCATCAAGGCGTGGTCGGCATTGTTGCCAGCCGCCTCAAAGACCGTTTTTATCGTCCGACCATCGTGTTTGCGCCTGCCGACAACGGCGAAGTGCGTGGTTCGGGACGCTCCATTCCCAATTTACACCTACGCGATGCTTTGGACTTGGTGTCCAAACGCCATCCCGATTTGATTTTGAAATTCGGCGGACACGCGATGGCGGCGGGTTTGAGCATACTTGAACACAATATTCCCGCGTTTCAGACGGCCTTTGAAGAAGCCGTGCGCGAGATGGTGTGCGAAGACGATTTGTCGCAAACCTTCATCACCGACGGCAGCCTGCCTGCCCGCGATATTACGCTGGAACAGGCGCAGAACCTTGCCCGACACGTTTGGGGCAGGGCTTCGCGCCGCCGAGTTTTACCGACGAATTTCACGTCATCCGCCAGCAGCCTTTGGGCGCGGAAGGTAAACATAAAAAAGTCTGGCTGCAAAAAGACGGCTACGAATTTGAAGCCATGTTTTGGCGTTGCAGCGAAGACATTCCCGAATACATCCGCACGGTGTACCGCCCCGTTGCCAACGAATGGCGGAACAATCTCGAATTGCAGCTTTATATCGACTACTGGGAAGCCGCGTAAGCAAAGGCCGTCTGAAAAATGAAGAAACAAAAACCTTGGCTCGGCTTTTCATTGGCGCTGCTTGCCACCATGACTTGGGGCTCGCTGCCGGTTATCGCGCAACAGGCCTTAAAAGCCGTCGATGCGCCCACGCTGGTGTGGATACGCTTTTTAGTGGCTTCGCTGGTGTTGTTTGTGCTGTTGGGGCTGACCGGCAAGCTGCCGAGGCCATCTGAATTTTCTAAGCAAACCTTATTTTTATTGGTGCTGGGCATTATCGGCATTTCCGCCAACTTCGTGCTTGTTGCCCTGGGTTTGCACTATATTTCGCCGACAACCACGCAGGTGTTGTGGCAGCTCTCGCCCTTTACTATGATTTTGGTCGGCGTAGGCGTGTTTAAAGAAGCCTTTACGCACTGGCAAAAAATCGGCTTGATGCTTTTGCTGACGGGTTTGGCCATGTTTTTCAACGACAAATTCGGCGAACTTTTCAGCTTGGGCAGCTACGCGGTCGGCGTGATGATGG
Above is a genomic segment from Neisseria subflava containing:
- the yjgA gene encoding ribosome biogenesis factor YjgA, which translates into the protein MFEQEDEWVSKTQMKKQMNDLQALGMELTKLSSDTLKKIGLDEDLFEAIATYKKITSNSALKRQAQFIGRLMRDTDPAPIEAYLAKLRGDNTAHNAFLQRVEQARTRLLADDGAITQFMADFPQTDAGKLRTLIRNTKKEQEQNKPPKNFRALFQEIKAMMEAGQSDASEEGQDWEE
- a CDS encoding DMT family transporter, with the protein product MKKQKPWLGFSLALLATMTWGSLPVIAQQALKAVDAPTLVWIRFLVASLVLFVLLGLTGKLPRPSEFSKQTLFLLVLGIIGISANFVLVALGLHYISPTTTQVLWQLSPFTMILVGVGVFKEAFTHWQKIGLMLLLTGLAMFFNDKFGELFSLGSYAVGVMMAASGSMIWVCYGVAQKLLSKHFNSQQILLMIYFCSSFVFLPFAEPLQIAHIGNPFLWSCFIYCCLNTLIGYGSFGEALNHWDASKVSIVTTLIPVFTMIFSTIGHHLAPDYFAASDMNIVSYVGAMVVVAGALLAVAGEKVMGLFLRKI